Part of the Mauremys reevesii isolate NIE-2019 linkage group 4, ASM1616193v1, whole genome shotgun sequence genome is shown below.
GACCCCGCGACTGGGTGAGTCCTGACCCCTCGGGGACCCCGCGACTGGGTGAGTCCTGACCCCTCGGGGACCCCCGCGACTGGGTGAGTCCTGACCCCCTCGGGGACCTCCCCGCGACTGGGTGAGTCCTGACCCCCTCGGGGACCCCGCGACTGGGTGAGTCCCGACCCCCTCGGGGACCCCCGCGACTGGGTGAGTCCCGACCCCCCCGCGACTGGGTGAGTCCCGACCCCCTCGGGGACCCCCCGCGACTGGGTGAGTCCCGACCCCCCTCGGGGACCCCCGCGACTGGGTGAGTCCCGACCCCCTCGGGGACCCCGCGACTGGGTGAGTCCCGACCCCCTCGGGGACCCCCGCCACTGGGTGAGTCCTGACCCCCTCGGGGACCCCGCCACTGGGTGAGTCCCGACCCCCTCGGGGACCCCGCCACTGGGTGAGTCCCGACCCCCTCGGGGACCCCCGCCACTGGGTGAGTCCCGACCCCTCGGGGACCCCCGCCACTGGGTGAGTCCTGACCCCCTCGGGGACCCTACTACCCGCTCTGGCGCTGCCCCCGCTCACCCCGCCACTGGGTGAGTCCCGACACACACCCCCTGCGACTTTGACTGGGTGAGTCCCagggacacccccctcccccctcggaTCCCTGCAACTGGGTGGTGTTCTCCTTTACtctggaggagggagaaggaaacaGCTCTGCCCCCAGGCGAGGATGCTGGGTTGGGCGTGGTAGCGTTTGGTTTGGTGGGTTCCAATGGGGTGTCGGAGCCCAGCCAGCAGGAGATGGGTCTTCAGGCCCAAGCTGTGGGGGGCTATGGCTTGGAGCACTGAGATAGTCCATCCAGGCAAGTCATTGGACTAGTAGCTGCTGGGGAGATTTTTTTCCAGCCTTGCACCCAAATTCACCCCCTTTTCCCTAGTGATGCGGCTGGTATGGCCTGGGGTCAGGGTCTCCATGCTCATGCTGTGGTGGGACAGCCCAGACTAAGGATTTTCCACTGTACTTTCATCGCCCTCCTCCACATGCATCCCAGTAATGTCCTGATATGGCCtagggcagaggtccccaaactgtggaggaatgtgcagggggggtgcagctggggcctgggccagccccaggAGGGAGTGCCCCCCAGCTCCATCCCTGGCCCCCTAACCCCTCTCTGTGTCCCAGCCTCCTGGAGCTGTGGCATAGACAGACAGACCTAGGGCGGTGGGGACTGCAAGGTAAAAAGTTGTGGAACCGCTGGCCTAGGGTGAGGTGTAATTTCCCTTTCCTTCCTGCAGCGCTTTGTGATTCCATTACTCCTGCACTCAGCTCCCCCACGTGCTGTTGGTATGCCCCAGCTCAGCTTCTGGCTGACTCGCCCCACCTTAGCCAACTCCCAGGGGTGGGCTCAAGTCCTTCATGCAAGGTTCACACCACACCTACTCCCAGTGTTCCCCTGGCAGTTCCctttcctggggtggggctgggggcaaggGAGGAGAGTGCAGGCAATgcggatggggggggggcaggggagggagacagTGTAGACAATGGGTTGGCATTCCTGTGCTCCAGCTGAGTATCTGGGAGCTCCCATAGCTACTCACAGGCCCCAGTGGCTTTGCATGGAGATccatggggtggaggggagttTCTGCTGCCCCTTGCCGCAGCTGCTGTTGGTCTTAGTGCCAGGCTGAGTCAAGAGCATTTTGGCTGCACAGGACAATCTGTACAACAGACAAGGCTAGAGCCAGCCCCTCTCAGGTACCATGGCCTCTCCATGTTGCATTGGTTCAGTCTGCTATTGCTTGTGGTTGGGATCCCCCTTTCTGTGCCCTGGTGGCTCTGCCTAGCTCTCCCCCCTGTACTTTTATTGGTTCGGTTGGTATCCCCTCCCTGAGCCATGttaactctgccccccccccgcgctcACTCCATCCTTTCTTTCAGCGGGAGGTGGAGATCCTCATGTTCCTCAGCGCCATCGTGATGATGAAGAACCGCAGATCCAGTGAGTCCCCTCCACCCCTCGCTGGAACTATTCTGCAAGCAGGAGATGAGGGGACGGACATTCTGAGGACTGTTCTTAGGCTGGCACGGAGGGCTGGGCAGGCTTCGTCTCCATGTCAGACCCCAGCAAGGATTCTGGTTTGGGAAGCATGGGGGGAGGTCTGGAGGGGGTCTGGCTGAGGAGATCACATGGCAGGATTGGGGAGATCCTCAGGCAGCTCTGTCCCGCAGCGAGTGCGATGAAGTTATGGGGTCAGTGTGTGTTGGCGTCAATCCAGGGGGCAGGTAcaggagaggtggggggcagtTTGTGTTGGACATTTCACATGCACCTCAGCTTCTCCCTAGACCGGGGCTGACCATCAcccccatctctctcccccaGTCACCGTGGATCAGCACCTGGGGAACATCTTCATGTTCAGTAAAGTGGCCAACGTAATCCTCTTCTTCCGGCTGGATGTGCGCATGGGGCTGCTCTACCTGACACTCTGCATAGGTGAGATGCCACCTCGGGGACACGCGGCTGGTTCTGAACAGAATCGAGTCTGTCGCTGttccatggtgctaggtgctgccTGTGCAGtgagggacagtccctgcctaTCTAAGTAGACCAGCCAGACACGATGGGAGAGAGGATTGTTACTGAGACATCGCTGTGCCTACCCAGTTTCTGCATAATCTATACCTATCTCAtcgagctggaagggaccctgaaaggtcatcgagtccagccccctgccttcactagcaggaccaagtgctgatttttgccccagatccctaagtggccccctcagggattaaacttacaaccctgggtttagcaggccaatgctcaaaccactgagctatccgtccCCGCATCCACATCTCCGATCCCACACGCCCTATGGTGCTGAGCAGCCAGAGCCAAACAGTCTCATCTCAGATAAGGGGCACGGTCTCTGAGCCTCCTTGCGTATGTCAAGGGTGGGGGTTAAGTGTAGCCTTGACACTGAATGTACCAGCTCTTTAAATGCCGCACCCTTTTAGGCTGGCAAGTCCCTGTCACTTCCCAGGGGAAGGTCTCGGGCTCCCTCTTGCTGCACTGTTTGGCTGGAAGCTGTTCGTGCTCCCCTGTCCCAGAGAGGAGTAACTGCCGAGGCCGCGGTCCCACCTCTGCAATAGGGGCCTGTGTACATCGCTGCTGCTAAAACCATGTTCCTGGCTTGTCGCTCTGGCTGCTTCACCCCCCTCCTTGCATGTCTTCTTGGCTCCCCTTTCCCCAGCACCCCAGGCACACACACCTGGTCTCCCCTTTCAGGGTCCTTCAGAACCTGTCCCCACCCACCTATCCTCTCACAGGCGATCATGGTGTTCCGCCCCCCAGTCAGCCCGTGGTCCCAGCCTTCATCACTTAGCTGTTCCATTTTCAAACAGgctccttcatgctttctcccctgctgcctctcccGCTTGGGAGGAGCCCCCCATCAGCATTCACAGAGCTCCCGCCTCAGGCTTCCCCTTTGCTACGAAACCCACACACAACTTGCCGTAGGCTGGGTGGCTGGTGTGCAGAGACCGCTGCCGACCATGCTGGCTGGTTCTGACTCATTGCTCCCTGCCTCGACCCAGGCCTCGTCTTAGATCACAAGCTCTGTGGGAGAGGGATTGTTGTCTGGTTCTGGGTTtgcacagcccctagcacaaggtcctgggccatgactggacTGTTAGCACACACATTATACAGTCCGTGTCCCTGTGTGCCTTAGAGTGAAACCCAGCTGTCGTCCCTTGGCTCAGCCCTGCCTTCTGAGATGCACCATCCCTTCCTGTGTGAGTGCATTCAGCCTCTTTCCATCCTGTACTCCTGACTCTGGAACAGCTTGGGGAAATCCCCGGTAATACCCCCAGGGCAGATGCGATGTGCCCAGGtctcctgtgggggatgggggtgaaCAATACCCACTTTCTAATGGAGACTCGCGTCAACCTTCACTATGGtgagctccctctccctccagccttCCTCTGGGTGAGAACCAGCCCCCTGACCTGCTGGACATGGGGGCCTTTTAGTGACTGCAGGCAGTTGGGAGCCAGGCTGGCTTGGTGGGTTCAGTGCTAGGCTGGGAGCTCTGCCGAGTCGCTTCCCTTTTCAGTACTTTGAGATCTCCGAGTGTTGTTCCCGGCGGGCCCAGCTCTTCCCCGTGCTCTGTGGTGTCCACTCGGACAGCCGTGTTGCCACGCAAACACATTGCTTCCTATCTCGACGTACCACACGTTACACCATTACCCATAAAACAGCCACCTCCCCCCCTGCGTCTCAGCCgctctccctgctttgccaggGTGTGAGCTTGTGTGCTAAGCTTTGCCTCAATCATGAGTATTGGAGCCACTGGCAGCCTTGTGCATTTCCACTGCTCCCTAGCCTCCAGCCCTTCAATGTCATCCCTTTGTTCCCCACCTGCTAACGCATGTGTCTCCTGTCTGGCTTAACCACCCGCATTTGGAGAGCTCAGGCTGTaaggaggcagtgttgcctactAGATAGAGCACTGGAGCAGACCTCAGTTCTGTTCCCTGCTCCCCTGCTTGGCGGCTGGCCTGCTGTGGGGCCTTGCACAAGTCACTTCCTTGCTCTGGGCCTTGGTTTCCCTATGTGCACAATGGAGAGACTGCTACTGACTtccattgtaaagtgctttgagatccactgatgcAAAGCACTATAGAAAAACAACCTAgtattatagaaatgtagggctggaagggtccttgagaagtcatcaaatccagtcccagtgctgaggcaggaccatgtaAGCCTAGACCGTCCGTGACAGGTGTTTGACCCATctgttcttaaacacctccaGTGATGGtgatgccacagcctcccttggaagccagtTGCATAGCTTACCGATCCTTAGAGTTTGTTTTTTCGTGATagctaatctaaatctcccttgctgcaaattaagcccattgcgtcttgtcctaccttcagtggacatggagaacagttgatccccatcctctttataacaaccctcagtgtatttgaagactgttattaggtcccccacctcctccagtcATCTTTTCGCAAcgttaaacatgcccagtttctcaggttttctaaaccttttaccagttttgttgctctcctctggactttctccaatttgtccttaTTCtgaaaatgtggcacccagaactggacacaggactccagctgcggtctcaccagtgccaagcagagcaggacagttacctgcCGTGTCTTACATCTGATACCCTAGTATCACCCCAGAATAAGATTAGCCTTTTGTGCACTGCATCCCATTGTTGGCTCGTGttccatttgtgatccactgtaacccctagatccttttcagcagtgctgcctcctagccagttattccccagtgTGTAGTTGTGCAtccgtttttgttttttttctccttcctgtgTGTAATACTTGTCtattgaatttcaccttgttgaattcagaccagttctccaatttgccacagtcattttgaattctaatcccgtCCTCCAACATGCTTGcagtccctcccagcttggttCCGACTGCAGATTTTATACGCATACGCTCCGCTCCATTTCCAAGGCATTAGTGAGAGTGTTGTGTACGGCGgtacccaggactgacccctgcgggACCCCCCTAGGTAGGCTCTCCCCgtttgacagcgaaccattgatGATCGTTCTTTGAGTGCGCGCTTTCAACCAGCTGGCCACCCACCTTATTACAATTTCATCTagcccacatttccctagtttgcttaggaGAACATCATGTGAGACTGTCAAAAGCCAGATTAAAATCCAGGTGCATCACCTCTATagcttcccccatccactagggCAGGAACCCAGCGTGAGATGCTTTAGCTAACCTTCCCGTAAGGCCACCCAGCAAGCAGCCTAGTCCTGGAAACCGAACGTTTGATTTCTATgcctgcctgggctccctgccccctctcctcaaATGTGTGTCCAAGCCTCCAAAGTGCAGCCAGTCACAGCAGGCCCAACTCCTCACCTGAGGGTGAGTCTATTTTAAGCCCGGGTTTAGGGTTGATGAGTAAATAGCTGCTGGTGTGGGGGTTTGTACAGGGTGCAGTGACTCATGCTGTGATGTGTGTGTACTTTCAGTGTTCCTGATGACCTGCAAGCCGCCTCTCTACCTGGGCCCAGAGTATATCAAATACTTCAGCGATAAAACCATTGACGTGAGTATCGGCTGCCCCATAGCCCCCAGGCCGCCATTCACACATGGGCAGCTGTGGCTTGGGGACCAGCTTCCGCTGCAGTTGCCGATCTCTGCCCTGAcctgcagcccagggagggggcgctgggctggcgGTGTTGGGGCTGTGGTACCTGTGGTCGCAGGTGGGGCATGACCCTTCTGCCTGTGCCGCAGGAGGAACTGGAGCGGGACAAGCGGGTGACCTGGATTGTGGAGTTCTTTGCCAACTGGTCCAATGAATGCCAGTCGTTCGCGCCCATCTACGCTGACCTGTCTCTCAAGTGAGTGGTGCCCAGGCTGTGATTCGGTGAGTAGGGGAGGGGGAACCCCTGTCACCCCCTGGGCTGAGACTGCCCCGGGGGCAGGGAATGGAGCTGAcccagctgggggttgtgggggaggaTTGAGCCCAGCCACATGCTCTTGCCCCCACGCTCCCCTCCCATGCACTGGGATCTCCCTGCGCtaactgcctcttctcccccccccccccccccaggtacaACTGCACAGGGCTCAGCTTCGGCAAGGTGGACGTGGGCCGCTACCCTGATGTCAGCACCAGGTGAGCGGGTCCAGACGCCGTGAGTAACTAGCTCAGTCTCATGCCTCCGCAAGGTGGGCAGAAGTGGGCTAGTTCCACTGCCCCACCACTGCCCATCCCGCCCCGGCCGATTCAGCAGCAGCCCAGCCATGAGGATGCTGAAGGTCGTTGCTTCACGCCGGGCGTCTCCTCTCTGCTGGGATCCCCTGGAGGGCTATGGCTGTGTTGGGAACCAGTGGCCCTGGGTAGTCTGCTCCCCGCCTAGCCCTGCTTCAGAGAGGTCCCTCCTTGCTGGCTCCGAGCAGTGGGGATGTTGCTGACCCCCGTGTGCAGCCACCAAGACCGTCCTGTTAGCTTGGATTGAGGTGGGGGTTGTTGCCTGGGAAGCAGAGTCTCCCCCTTTCCTGGGGGGCTGGGACGTGGCTGTGTCTAGGGGCTGGGAAGGAGCAATGCAGAGCCTGAGGAGTGagtggggagaggggttgggaTCGCTTGGTGCTCCAAGGGGTCACTCCTGTCCGTCCGTCCCCACAGGTACAAAGTGAGCACCTCACCCCTCACCAAGCAGCTGCCCACCCTGATCCTCTTCCAGGGCGGGAAGGAGGTGATGCGCCGGCCGCAGATCGACAAGAAGGGCCGGGCCGTCTCCTGGACCTTCTCCGAGGTGGGATGCATGGGGGCACCCTGTAGGGTGAGGGGCATGTGTAATCCATggcccttcctgggctgctgcaggagctgtgTAGCGTCAGCTCTGCCTGTTCAATCGGGCTCTTCCCTGAGCATTGGGGCATTGGCTCCGTTGCCCCAGCCATGGGCTGGATAGGGCCATCCTCTGCTGGGTCCTTcccctgctgagctcctggcctgggccAGTGTTACTGGCTACAGGGCAGAATTCGCCTCTTAACCCATTTCCCACCCACCATCAGGACAATGCCCCCCTGGAGCTCCCTGTTCCCCACTGCAACATGACTCTGGGCAATCTGTACCCAGCCTGCAGGGCATTGAGGGATCCCCTCACCCCGAGCTGCCAGCCGCTGGCCAGACCTATggtgctgcccccttcctcctgtGTTGCCTGCAGCAGGCCCTGGCAGTGGCAGAGCATGCGCTGAGGTCTGTTTCTGTGCCGCAGGAGAACGTAATCCGGGAGTTCAGCCTGAACGAGCTGTACCAGAAGGCCAAGAAACTGTCGAAGCAGCGAGATGAGGGGCCCAAGGAGCCACTGGAGCAGCAGGATCCCCTGGCGGCCAGCACAGAGCTCCCCAACGGCGAGAGCAAGAAGGACAAATAGACCTGCCTCGTTCCCTGTAGTTGCCACCCCCGCCCTCTCCCGGCAGCTGTTCCATGGTGCCCAGCACAACCTGTCTCGAAGACGGTGCCATGGTGACGAGGGGAGCTGCATCAGGGAGTCACCACCCTCCCCCTGGGGCTTAGCCATGCCCCAGCTCCCCAGTGGGCCATGCTGGACTGTTCATGTCTCTGTGGCATCTTATTTGTTCCTGTTCCTCTCTGGCATCACTGCAAGAACTGGCTGcaggctgcggggggggaggcAGTGATTggtccagcaggggctgggggtagaATTCCCCTAGGCCTTTGGAGCAGCTGAGTTTGAGGGTGCCCCCTCTCCTGGTTGAATGGAACCaatgggggtgtgggtggggagtattgacttgggg
Proteins encoded:
- the TMX2 gene encoding thioredoxin-related transmembrane protein 2, yielding MAVLAPLLALFYSVPGLCRWLARPYYPLSALLSAAFLLVRKLPPLCQGLPTQREDGNPCDFDWREVEILMFLSAIVMMKNRRSITVDQHLGNIFMFSKVANVILFFRLDVRMGLLYLTLCIVFLMTCKPPLYLGPEYIKYFSDKTIDEELERDKRVTWIVEFFANWSNECQSFAPIYADLSLKYNCTGLSFGKVDVGRYPDVSTRYKVSTSPLTKQLPTLILFQGGKEVMRRPQIDKKGRAVSWTFSEENVIREFSLNELYQKAKKLSKQRDEGPKEPLEQQDPLAASTELPNGESKKDK